TTTTGGCTTAGTTGATTTAGGTAATAGTAATTACGCGATTCGTACTACTTTTTACGTGTTAAATGGTCAGCAGTTCAAAATAAAAGAAGACTTACTAGCGGCCGCAATTATTGAATTAAATGCCGACGAACTCACGATTCCATCAACCCCAATTTTACCTGCAGCAAAATAAGTTATATATTAATCTCTTTTACGACAAAGGCCCCGCCAACATTGTTGACGGAGCCTTTGTTACGAATTCTTAGTCTTTAAATAACGAAGAGTTTATCCTTCTTTTTTTCTGCTTTTTCAACCAAACTATAACGCTTTTCAAGCTCATGAACCAAATGATTAGTCGCTTTCAATACTTCTTTACGGGTAATTATCCCCACAAAAATACGTTCGCTATTTACAATTGGTAAAAAAGCATTGTTCACCAATAGATGTAAGATATCTTCCAAATCAGCATCATCTCTAGCATAATCTACTCCAATTTCCATTACATCTGCTACTGTTAATCCAGCCAAATTATCGGTATCAATTTTTCTTAAATCAATCATTTTTCCAACAATATCATTTAAACCGATTAAGCCAACAAATCGATCATCTTTATCTAAAACCGGAATTTTCGAATAGCCTACTTTTGATAAAACTAATAATGCATGATCTAAAGGATTAGAATATAGCAATGATGCAACGTTTTCTGCTGGCACTAAAAAATTATCTTGATTTTCTAACAAAAGTTCTTGGACAGTGGTTCCTATCAAATTGATTGCCTCCATTTCCACCCAACCTACAATCTTATTGTACAAAAAAATTGTAAGGGGAAACATCTTGTCTCATTCGCCTTATGAAAATCTTACAGATTATTTTTTGAAACGGAAGTTCAATTCGCTAACTGCTATATGAGTGCGATCGTAATACTGTATCTCCCAGCTATCTGTCGTACTTTCAATAATGGCATAGCTTTGAATTTGAATAGGTCCTCTTGGCTGCGAGATACTGCCTGGGTTTAAATACAAACATCCTTTTACCGCTTCACAACCAATTTGATGGGTATGACCAAAAAGACAAATATCTGCTTGTTTCTCTTTGGCTTCTAGCGAAACTTGGGTTAAACCAAAACGAACATTCGATAAATGTCCATGAGTCATGTAAATTATATCCTGTGGCGTTTTAACCACTAGATATGATTTGAAGCCAGGATCAAAATCACAATTACCTGTAACGACATTATAAGTTTGAAACAATTCATCATTACTCGGTAATTCTGAATCGCCACAATGAAAGAAATAATCCACTTCGTTACGACGATGGTTTAAGATATCAACTAAGATTTCCCGATCACCATGATTATCACTAACTACTAAATATTTCATAGTCCACTCCTTTTATTTTCTTTTTAAAAATTTTAAAAAGACGTTTTATGCTTCTAACCATGTACGCCACTCTTTTTGCAGTTTTTTCATAGCTTGTCCCCGATGACTAATTGCATTTTTTTCAGTACGACTTAATTCAGCCGCTGTTTTTTCCATCCCTTGCGGAATAAATAGCGGATCATAGCCAAAACCGTCATCACCTCTTGGAATTCTGCCTATCCGCCCCGGCCAATCTGCTGAGACAGATAAACTATTTTTTTCAGGAGCAGCAAAAACCAATGTGCAGTGAAAATGTGCAGTACGATCTTCATCTGGAACATGTGTTAATTCATGAAGTAATTTAGCGTTATTGGCAGCATCGCTTTTCATTTCACCAGCAAATCGCGCTGAATACACGCCAGGCATTCCGTTTAAAGCATCGACTGATAAACCAGAATCATCTGCCAATACTGGTCGGTTTAAAAGGTGAGCAATCGTTTCAGCTTTTAAACGAGCATTTTCTTCAAAGGTATGTCCAGTTTCTTCTACTTCAGGAATTTCCGGGTAGTCCAATAACGTTTTAACCTGGTAACCAGCCGCGCTAAACAAAGCATCAAATTCTTTTGCCTTACCAGGATTTTTAGTAGCAATAACAATTGTTTTAGGATTCTCATTTATTATCACTTCTTTTAAAGCTACGTTACCCAACAATGCTTCTTTTTGAAAAGCAATTAGGTCGTTAATGGCATGTTTTGCATAAACTAACATTTCATTTAATTCTTCACCATTAAAAGTACTTTCTTCTCCCGTTCCTTGCAACTCTACAAATTGACCACTTTCTGTCATAACGACATTCATGTCAACAGACGCTTCAAAATCTTCAACATAATCCAAGTCTGTTACACACGTCCCATCAGATAAAATGCCCACACTAATAGCCGCTAAATGTTCTTTAATCGGGTCTTCTGTTAACACATTAGCCTGAAGGAGTTTATTTATCGCCAAGCGCAAAGCAACAAATGCCCCCGTAATACTGGCTGTTCTAGTTCCCCCATCAGCTTGTAGTACATCACAATCCACAATAATACTTCTTTCACCCAATTTTTCTAAATCAACAACAGCTCGCAATGAGCGTGCGATTAAACGTTGGATCTCCATCGTTCGACCAGATAACTTTCCTTTGGCACTTTCGCGCCGATTGCGAGTCTGTGTCGCCCGAGGGAGCATACTGTACTCTGCATTTACCCAGCCCTTACCAGTATCTCTTAAAAAATGTGGCACGCGTTCCTCAATTGTAGCAGAACAAACTACTTGCGTATCTCCAAATGAAATAACCACCGAACCTTCAGGATGTTTAAATACATTTGTCTTAATTATTACAGGACGAATCTGTTGTACTTGGCGACCATCATGTCTCATTCTTCTAATTCCCTTCCAAATCTACATGTTTTGATTGAACAAAAATATCATTCAACCATTCATTAGCAATTTCATCAAACATTTTTGTTGAACCAGTAGTATAAAACTCATAATTAGGCGTTTTATTATCGCTACTATTAGCTATTGCAAAGTAGTCCAACAAAACACTAACTTCCCCTACTGTTTCCGCGCCCGAATCAATTAAGTGCACATTACTTCCTACGATGTTTTGAATAATTGGACGCAATAAAGGATAGTGGGTGCACCCTAAGATTAATGTATCCATCCCACTATATTGTAAAGGCAACAATGTCTCGGCTACTACTTTTTTTGCCACAGGTGAAGAAAACTGATTACTTTCAACCAACGGGGCGAATTTAGGACAAGCCAAACTATGAACAGTTATATTGGGCGTCTTGCTTTGAAGTGCTTTTTGATAAGAAGCACTTTTAATAGTTCCTTCGGTTCCGATTACACCAATTTTATAGTTATTAGTTGCTTTTACAGCAGCTCTTGTTCCTGGCAAAATAACGCCGACTACTGGAATTTGGATTTCTTGACGAATAATATCTAATGCAACTGCTGTCGCAGTGTTACAAGCTATTACTAAAAGTTTAATCTCTTTTTGGATTAAAAATCGTGTCATCTGTCTTGTAAACGCAATCACTTGCTCTGCAGGTCGGGGACCATAAGGACAACGAGCCGTGTCACCAAGATAAATCAAATTTTCATTTGGCAATTGTTTTAATGCTTCTTTTAAAACGGTCAATCCGCCCACACCGGAATCAATCAGACCGATTGCGCGCTTATTTCCCATATTCTTCATCCCTTAGAATTTGAAACTTGATTGTTCCAAACTTGTTTTATTTCATTTCAGTGTCTCTATTTTCCCTTTTTTTATGTTTTTTTTCAAGTCCCGTCTCCTTTGATCCATTGGTTGGTAAAGAGAAAAATTAGCGGTCTTTATAAAATCATTCTGAATTGACTTTGCTAATTCAAGAAAAATCCAGTAGCTTTTTCTTGAATTAGCAAAGATTAACTCTAAGAAAAGGCCACTGGATTTTAAGATTTAATAATTATATTGTCTTGTTTCCAAATATTTAGAAACTAAAGACAAAGCATAACAGACAATGAAATAAGCGATTGTCATAGCTAAAAACATTGGTAAAACATAATTTTCATTTTGACCATAAATAATCTTTGCATTGTGTGTTAGTTCCGGTAACGAAATAATCACAGCAAGCGAAGTATCTTTAATTAACGAAATTAACTGGCTGACAATTGCTGGAATCATTGATTTAAAAGCTTGAGGAACAACAATTGAGCGCATTGTCTCCACGTATGTTAATCCCGTCGATAACCCTGCTTCCATCTGACCTTTTGGTACGGCATTCAACCCCGCGCGAAAAACTTCAGAAAGCATTGCAGACTCAAAAATACTCAATGCCACCACTGCTGACCAGAAAATATCAAAGCAGATACCAATTTGTGGTAAAGCAAAATACGTGAAGAAAATTATTAGTAATAGTGGTAAATTTCGAATAATATCAACAACTACACCTAAAATTTTAGATAGAAAGGGAATATTACTAAAACGAATAACGCCGATAAAACCACCGATGATAAAACTAAAAATAATTGATAGCACTGAAACCTCGACAGTCACTCGTAA
The genomic region above belongs to Enterococcus saigonensis and contains:
- the racE gene encoding glutamate racemase — its product is MGNKRAIGLIDSGVGGLTVLKEALKQLPNENLIYLGDTARCPYGPRPAEQVIAFTRQMTRFLIQKEIKLLVIACNTATAVALDIIRQEIQIPVVGVILPGTRAAVKATNNYKIGVIGTEGTIKSASYQKALQSKTPNITVHSLACPKFAPLVESNQFSSPVAKKVVAETLLPLQYSGMDTLILGCTHYPLLRPIIQNIVGSNVHLIDSGAETVGEVSVLLDYFAIANSSDNKTPNYEFYTTGSTKMFDEIANEWLNDIFVQSKHVDLEGN
- a CDS encoding metallophosphoesterase, which encodes MKYLVVSDNHGDREILVDILNHRRNEVDYFFHCGDSELPSNDELFQTYNVVTGNCDFDPGFKSYLVVKTPQDIIYMTHGHLSNVRFGLTQVSLEAKEKQADICLFGHTHQIGCEAVKGCLYLNPGSISQPRGPIQIQSYAIIESTTDSWEIQYYDRTHIAVSELNFRFKK
- the cbpB gene encoding cyclic-di-AMP-binding protein CbpB encodes the protein MIGTTVQELLLENQDNFLVPAENVASLLYSNPLDHALLVLSKVGYSKIPVLDKDDRFVGLIGLNDIVGKMIDLRKIDTDNLAGLTVADVMEIGVDYARDDADLEDILHLLVNNAFLPIVNSERIFVGIITRKEVLKATNHLVHELEKRYSLVEKAEKKKDKLFVI
- the rph gene encoding ribonuclease PH, translating into MRHDGRQVQQIRPVIIKTNVFKHPEGSVVISFGDTQVVCSATIEERVPHFLRDTGKGWVNAEYSMLPRATQTRNRRESAKGKLSGRTMEIQRLIARSLRAVVDLEKLGERSIIVDCDVLQADGGTRTASITGAFVALRLAINKLLQANVLTEDPIKEHLAAISVGILSDGTCVTDLDYVEDFEASVDMNVVMTESGQFVELQGTGEESTFNGEELNEMLVYAKHAINDLIAFQKEALLGNVALKEVIINENPKTIVIATKNPGKAKEFDALFSAAGYQVKTLLDYPEIPEVEETGHTFEENARLKAETIAHLLNRPVLADDSGLSVDALNGMPGVYSARFAGEMKSDAANNAKLLHELTHVPDEDRTAHFHCTLVFAAPEKNSLSVSADWPGRIGRIPRGDDGFGYDPLFIPQGMEKTAAELSRTEKNAISHRGQAMKKLQKEWRTWLEA
- a CDS encoding amino acid ABC transporter permease, yielding MNFFDAFSFVNMRFLMDGLRVTVEVSVLSIIFSFIIGGFIGVIRFSNIPFLSKILGVVVDIIRNLPLLLIIFFTYFALPQIGICFDIFWSAVVALSIFESAMLSEVFRAGLNAVPKGQMEAGLSTGLTYVETMRSIVVPQAFKSMIPAIVSQLISLIKDTSLAVIISLPELTHNAKIIYGQNENYVLPMFLAMTIAYFIVCYALSLVSKYLETRQYNY